The proteins below are encoded in one region of Apostichopus japonicus isolate 1M-3 chromosome 4, ASM3797524v1, whole genome shotgun sequence:
- the LOC139966725 gene encoding charged multivesicular body protein 5-like: protein MNRLFGTGKPKQPPPNLSDTISNVDSRGESIEKKISKLDLELKKYKDQMKKMREGPSKNIVKQRAMRILKQKRTYEGQLENLRQQSFNMEQANYATQTLKDTKTTVDAMKLGVKEMKKEYKKVNLDQIEDLQDDLSDMLEMTDEVQDVLGRSYNVGEDVDEADLEAELEALGDDMFAEDDSSYLDEPINAPAAPETAPGGESMKDGVLVDEFGLPQLPAS from the exons ATGAATCGTCTTTTTGGAACTGGAAAACCTAAGCAACCACCACCAAATCTGAGTGATACAATCTCCAAT GTTGACAGCAGAGGAGAAtcaatagaaaagaaaatatctaaGCTTGACTTAGAATTGAAAAAATACAAAGATCAGATGAAGAAAATGAGAGAAGGTCCATCAAAG AATATAGTTAAACAAAGAGCCATGAGGATACTTAAACAGAAAAGAAC GTACGAAGGCCAGCTCGAGAATTTAAGACAGCAATCTTTCAATATGGAGCAAGCCAACTACGCCACACAGACGTTGAAAGATACCAAAACCACAGTGGATGCCATGAAGCTGGGTGTTAAAGAAATGAAGAAGGAATACAAGAAGGTCAACCTCGATCAAATAGAG GATCTTCAAGACGATTTGTCAGACATGTTGGAAATGACGGACGAGGTCCAAGACGTCCTAGGGAGAAGTTACAACGTCGGAGAGGACGTCGATGAAGCAGATTTAGAAGCAG AATTAGAGGCTCTGGGTGATGACATGTTCGCTGAGGATGACAGCTCGTACTTGGACGAGCCAATCAACGCACCAGCAGCTCCTGAGACCGCACCAGGCGGAGAATCTATGAAG GATGGTGTATTAGTTGATGAATTTGGCCTTCCCCAACTCCCAGCATCTTGA